From the genome of Triticum aestivum cultivar Chinese Spring chromosome 3B, IWGSC CS RefSeq v2.1, whole genome shotgun sequence, one region includes:
- the LOC123065603 gene encoding oil body-associated protein 2A, whose amino-acid sequence MASSDEKPVPTPASTGGDGGPPGKPTTTSTMLLDKGAAALQSLRPVKQIKQHVCTFALYAHDPHRQVETHHYVSRLNQDVLQCPVYDSDDKHARLIGVEYIVSRKIFESLPAEEQKLWHSHAHEIKTGLWANPWVPSMLGKAELDHMAGTFGKFWCTWQVDRGDRLPLGAPALMVSPQGERDGAVRPDLVRKRDQKYSFSTEELKAARADVEVPAEPRPGQADYWVRHHKGFAVDVVPHEMKRHAPFP is encoded by the exons ATGGCGTCTAGCGACGAGAAGCCTGTTCCGACGCCGGCCTCAACCGGAGGCGACGGCGGGCCGCCGGGGAAGCCGACGACCACGTCGACGATGCTGCTGGACAAGGGCGCGGCGGCGCTGCAGTCgctgcgccccgtgaagcagatcAAGCAGCACGTTTGCACGTTCGCCCTGTACGCGCACGACCCGCACCGGCAGGTGGAGACCCACCACTACGTCTCCCGCCTCAACCAGGACGTCCTCCAGTGCCCCGTCTACGACTCCGACGACAAGCACGCCCGCCTCATCG GCGTGGAGTACATCGTGTCGAGGAAGATCTTCGAGTCGCTGCCGGCGGAGGAGCAGAAGCTGTGGCACTCGCACGCGCACGAGATCAAGACGGGGCTGTGGGCGAACCCGTGGGTGCCCAGCATGCTGGGGAAGGCGGAGCTGGACCACATGGCCGGCACGTTCGGCAAGTTCTGGTGCACCTGGCAGGTGGACCGCGGCGACCGCCTGCCGCTCGGCGCGCCCGCGCTCATGGTGTCGCCGCAGGGGGAGCGCGACGGCGCCGTGCGCCCGGACCTGGTGCGGAAGCGCGACCAGAAGTACAGCTTCTCCACGGAGGAGCTCAAGGCCGCCAGGGCCGACGTGGAGGTGCCGGCGGAGCCGCGCCCGGGCCAGGCCGACTACTGGGTCCGCCACCACAAGGGCTTCGCCGTCGACGTCGTGCCGCACGAGATGAAGCGCCACGCTCCGTTTCCGTGA
- the LOC123070611 gene encoding ABC transporter G family member 32 isoform X2, with amino-acid sequence MESRGGQIPAAAVTRPGFAGGDHWRRRGRESWERRPRPTRSDRRLSLPTRERERDIHHRAYVGHGQLHAIGHALHIFPRRKHSMTILHDVSGIIKPRRMTLLLGPPGSGKTTLLLALAGKLDKELKVSGKVSYNGYEMNEFVPERTAAYISQHDLHTGEMTVRETLAFSARCQGVGSRYEMLTELARRENTENIKPDNDIDVYMKASAMGGQEYNVVTEYILKVLGLDICADTVVGNDMLRGISGGQRKRVTTGEMLVGPARALFMDEISTGLDSSTTYQIVNSIRQTIHVLGGTAVISLLQPAPETYNLFDDIILLSDGYVVYQGAREHVLEFFESMGFRCPQRKGVADFLQEVTSRKDQEQYWYRSDMPYHFVPVKQFADSFHSFHIGQFVHNELLEPFDRTKSHPAALATSKFGVSRIELLKATMDREFLLMKRNSFYFIFKAAQLSLMAFLAMSTFFRTNMHRDPTYGTIYMGALYFAIDAIMFNGFSELGMTATKLPVFFKQRDLLFFPAWAYTLPAWILQIPITLFEVGVYVFTTYYVIGFDPSVSRLFKQYILLLALNQMSSSLFRFIAGLGRDMVVSSTFGPLALASFTILGGFILARPDVKKWWIWGYWVSPLSYAQNAISTNEFLGHSWNKILPGQNDTMGIMVLKSRGIFTEAKWYWIGFGAMIGYTLLFNLLYTLALSVLNPLGDTHPTMPENAIKEKHANVTGEILENPEKKKCRNLELSGSTNQNCATSNVDSSSRRKGMVLPFAQLSLSFNAVKYSVDMPQAMSAQGVTDDCLVLLKGVSGSFRPGVLTALMGVSGAGKTTLMDVLAGRKTGGYIEGDITISGYPKKQETFARISGYCEQNDIHSPHVTVYESLAFSAWLRLPSEVDLVTRKMFIEEVMELVELTSLRGALVGLPGVNGLSTEQRKRLTIAVELVANPSIIFMDEPTSGLDARAAAIVMRAVRNTVNTGRTVVCTIHQPSIDIFEAFDELFLMKRGGEEIYVGPLGHNSSKLIEYFEGIEGVSKIKDGYNPATWMLEVTSIVQEEMLSVDFCEIYRRSELYQRNKELIEELSTPHPDSSDLDFPSLYSRSFFTQCLACLWKQKLSYWRNPSYTAMRFLFTVIIALLFGTMFWGLGQKTKREQDLFNAVGSMYAAVLYLGIQNSGTVQPVVAVERTVFYRERAAGMYSAFPYAFGQVAIEFPYILVQTVIYGVLVYSMIGFEWSVAKFFWYLYFMYFTLLYFTFYGMTAVGLTPNESVAAIISGAVYTAWNLFSGYLIPRPKIPVWWRWYSWICPVAWTLYGLVASQFGDIQTKLVTKDQTVAQFIAEFYGFDRDLLWVVALVHVAFTVGFAFMFNFAIMRFNFQRR; translated from the exons ATGGAAAGCAGGGGAGGGCaaatccccgccgccgccgtcaccaggCCGGGCTTTGCCGGAGGTGACcactggcggcggcgagggagagagagctgggagaggaggccgaggccgACGAGATCTGATCGCCGCCTGAGCCTccctacgagagagagagagagagacatacaCCACCGGGCATATGTTGGACATGGCCAACTTCAT GCTATCGGGCATGCTCTCCACATCTTTCCCCGAAGGAAGCATTCGATGACCATACTCCATGATGTTAGTGGGATCATCAAGCCACGAAG GATGACTTTGCTATTAGGACCTCCCGGATCGGGCAAGACCACATTGCTCTTGGCATTGGCCGGGAAGCTTGACAAGGAGCTCAAG GTTTCAGGTAAGGTTTCCTACAACGGCTATGAGATGAATGAATTTGTCCCCGAAAGAACAGCTGCGTACATCAGCCAGCATGATCTCCACACTGGGGAGATGACTGTAAGGGAGACCTTGGCCTTTTCAGCACGCTGCCAAGGTGTTGGCTCTCGATATG AAATGTTGACTGAGTTGGCAAGAAGGGAAAATACAGAGAACATCAAGCCAGATAATGATATCGATGTTTATATGAAG GCCTCAGCAATGGGAGGACAAGAATACAACGTTGTTACAGAGTATATACTGAAG GTGCTAGGATTGGATATCTGTGCTGACACAGTGGTAGGAAATGACATGTTAAGGGGTATATCCGGTGGACAAAGGAAGCGTGTGACAACAG GTGAAATGCTTGTTGGTCCAGCAAGAGCTCTGTTCATGGATGAGATATCTACTGGGCTGGACAGTTCAACCACATACCAGATTGTGAACTCCATTAGGCAGACAATCCATGTCCTTGGTGGGACTGCTGTCATCTCCTTGCTCCAGCCGGCACCAGAAACATACAACTTATTTGACGATATTATACTCCTCTCTGATgggtatgttgtgtaccaaggagcCCGTGAACACGTTCTCGAGTTCTTTGAGTCAATGGGCTTCAGATGCCCGCAGAGAAAGGGTGTTGCGGACTTCTTGCAGGAA GTGACATCAAGGAAAGATCAAGAGCAATATTGGTATAGGAGTGACATGCCATATCATTTCGTGCCCGTGAAGCAATTTGCTGATTCATTCCATTCCTTCCACATAGGACAATTTGTTCATAATGAGCTTTTAGAGCCATTTGACAGGACCAAGAGCCACCCTGCTGCTCTTGCTACCTCAAAGTTTGGTGTCAGTAGGATAGAGCTTCTCAAGGCAACCATGGATAGAGAGTTTCTACTTATGAAGAGGaactcattttattttatttttaaagcTGCTCAA CTATCTCTTATGGCATTCCTCGCGATGAGTACATTTTTCCGTACCAACATGCACCGTGACCCCACTTACGGAACAATATATATGGGGGCACTATACTTCGCCATTGACGCAATCATGTTTAATGGTTTCTCAGAGCTTGGCATGACTGCCACGAAACTTCCTGTTTTCTTCAAGCAGAGGGACCTTCTGTTTTTCCCTGCATGGGCCTACACCCTACCAGCGTGGATTCTCCAGATTCCTATAACTCTTTTTGAGGTCGGAGTTTATGTTTTCACAACATACTATGTCATCGGATTTGATCCCAGCGTAAGCAG ATTGTTTAAGCAGTATATACTGCTCCTTGCACTCAATCAGATGTCATCCTCACTGTTCCGCTTCATTGCTGGACTTGGAAGAGACATGGTTGTGTCTAGCACCTTTGGGCCCTTAGCATTGGCGTCTTTTACAATATTGGGTGGCTTTATTCTTGCAAGAC CTGATGTGAAGAAATGGTGGATTTGGGGTTACTGGGTATCTCCATTGTCGTACGCACAGAATGCTATTTCAACAAATGAATTTCTGGGCCATAGCTGGAACAAG ATTCTTCCTGGACAAAATGATACGATGGGAATTATGGTCCTGAAATCTCGTGGAATTTTTACTGAGGCCAAGTGGTATTGGATTGGATTTGGTGCCATGATTGGATACACACTCCTCTTCAACCTGCTATACACCCTAGCTCTTTCAGTTTTGAATC CATTAGGTGACACTCACCCAACAATGCCTGAAAATGCAATAAAGGAAAAGCACGCCAACGTAACTGGAGAAATTTTGGAAAATCCCGAGAAAAAGAAATGTAGAAATCTAGAATTGTCTGGCAGCACCAACCAAAACTGTGCGACCAGCAACGTGGATTCTAGTTCAAGAAGGAAGGGCATGGTGCTCCCATTTGCGCAACTGTCACTAAGCTTTAACGCTGTAAAATACTCAGTGGACATGCCACAG GCAATGTCGGCACAAGGAGTGACAGATGACTGCTTGGTGCTTCTAAAGGGAGTTAGTGGTTCTTTCAGGCCAGGAGTACTTACCGCATTGATGGGTGTGAGTGGCGCCGGAAAGACTACTCTTATGGATGTATTAGCGGGAAGAAAAACTGGAGGTTACATAGAGGGGGATATCACCATCTCAGGCTATCCAAAGAAGCAAGAGACTTTTGCACGTATATCAGGATACTGTGAGCAAAATGATATTCATTCTCCGCACGTAACCGTTTATGAGTCACTCGCGTTTTCCGCATGGCTGCGGCTTCCATCGGAAGTTGATTTAGTCACAAGAAAG ATGTTTATCGAGGAGGTCATGGAGCTTGTCGAGCTCACCTCATTGCGGGGTGCACTTGTTGGTCTTCCAGGAGTTAATGGCCTATCAACTGAGCAACGCAAGAGACTAACTATTGCTGTGGAGCTTGTTGCTAACCCTTCAATCATTTTTATGGATGAACCAACATCTGGTCTTGATGCTCGGGCAGCTGCAATTGTCATGAGGGCAGTAAGGAATACTGTAAATACTGGTAGGACAGTTGTCTGCACTATTCACCAGCCAAGTATTGACATATTCGAAGCATTTGATGAG CTTTTCctaatgaagagaggaggagaagagATATATGTCGGCCCACTAGGCCATAATTCCTCAAAATTGATCGAGTACTTCGAG GGAATTGAAGGCGTTAGTAAGATAAAAGATGGATATAACCCAGCAACATGGATGCTGGAAGTGACATCTATTGTCCAAGAGGAGATGCTTAGTGTTGACTTCTGTGAAATCTACAGGAGATCAGAACTCTACCA AAGGAACAAGGAACTCATAGAAGAGCTAAGCACACCACATCCTGATTCCAGTGATCTCGACTTCCCTTCACTGTACTCGAGATCATTCTTCACACAATGCCTAGCTTGCTTATGGAAGCAGAAGTTATCATATTGGAGGAACCCATCTTATACAGCAATGAGATTTCTCTTCACTGTCATCATTGCACTACTGTTTGGGACAATGTTTTGGGGCCTGGGACAAAAAAC TAAAAGAGAACAAGATCTGTTCAATGCAGTGGGATCAATGTATGCTGCAGTTCTTTACCTCGGAATCCAAAACTCTGGTACTGTTCAGCCGGTGGTGGCAGTGGAGCGCACAGTTTTTTACAGAGAAAGAGCAGCCGGCATGTATTCAGCTTTCCCATATGCATTTGGACAG GTTGCGATTGAGTTTCCATACATCCTCGTGCAGACCGTGATATATGGTGTACTAGTCTATTCGATGATTGGATTTGAGTGGAGTGTTGCCAAGTTTTTTTGGTACTTGTACTTCATGTACTTCACGCTTCTATATTTCACCTTCTACGGGATGACGGCGGTAGGACTGACACCAAACGAGAGCGTAGCAGCAATCATCTCAGGAGCAGTCTACACTGCTTGGAACCTCTTCTCAGGATATCTTATTCCTCGACCT AAAATTCCTGTTTGGTGGAGATGGTATAGCTGGATTTGCCCAGTTGCATGGACACTATACGGATTGGTTGCCTCGCAGTTTGGCGATATTCAAACGAAACTCGTCACTAAAGATCAAACTGTGGCCCAGTTCATCGCAGAGTTCTATGGGTTCGACCGTGACTTGTTGTGGGTTGTTGCACTAGTTCATGTAGCTTTCACCGTGGGTTTCGCTTTCATGTTCAATTTTGCGATTATGAGGTTCAActtccagaggagatga
- the LOC123070611 gene encoding ABC transporter G family member 32 isoform X1 has translation MSREIHKIASLRRDSWRSSDDVFSRSSSRFQDEEDDEEALRWAALERLPTYDRVRRGILQAETGEKIDVDVGRLGARESRALIDRLVRAADDDHERFLLKLKDRMDRVGIDYPTIEVRFEKLEVEAEVLVGNRALPTLVNSVRNTLEAIGHALHIFPRRKHSMTILHDVSGIIKPRRMTLLLGPPGSGKTTLLLALAGKLDKELKVSGKVSYNGYEMNEFVPERTAAYISQHDLHTGEMTVRETLAFSARCQGVGSRYEMLTELARRENTENIKPDNDIDVYMKASAMGGQEYNVVTEYILKVLGLDICADTVVGNDMLRGISGGQRKRVTTGEMLVGPARALFMDEISTGLDSSTTYQIVNSIRQTIHVLGGTAVISLLQPAPETYNLFDDIILLSDGYVVYQGAREHVLEFFESMGFRCPQRKGVADFLQEVTSRKDQEQYWYRSDMPYHFVPVKQFADSFHSFHIGQFVHNELLEPFDRTKSHPAALATSKFGVSRIELLKATMDREFLLMKRNSFYFIFKAAQLSLMAFLAMSTFFRTNMHRDPTYGTIYMGALYFAIDAIMFNGFSELGMTATKLPVFFKQRDLLFFPAWAYTLPAWILQIPITLFEVGVYVFTTYYVIGFDPSVSRLFKQYILLLALNQMSSSLFRFIAGLGRDMVVSSTFGPLALASFTILGGFILARPDVKKWWIWGYWVSPLSYAQNAISTNEFLGHSWNKILPGQNDTMGIMVLKSRGIFTEAKWYWIGFGAMIGYTLLFNLLYTLALSVLNPLGDTHPTMPENAIKEKHANVTGEILENPEKKKCRNLELSGSTNQNCATSNVDSSSRRKGMVLPFAQLSLSFNAVKYSVDMPQAMSAQGVTDDCLVLLKGVSGSFRPGVLTALMGVSGAGKTTLMDVLAGRKTGGYIEGDITISGYPKKQETFARISGYCEQNDIHSPHVTVYESLAFSAWLRLPSEVDLVTRKMFIEEVMELVELTSLRGALVGLPGVNGLSTEQRKRLTIAVELVANPSIIFMDEPTSGLDARAAAIVMRAVRNTVNTGRTVVCTIHQPSIDIFEAFDELFLMKRGGEEIYVGPLGHNSSKLIEYFEGIEGVSKIKDGYNPATWMLEVTSIVQEEMLSVDFCEIYRRSELYQRNKELIEELSTPHPDSSDLDFPSLYSRSFFTQCLACLWKQKLSYWRNPSYTAMRFLFTVIIALLFGTMFWGLGQKTKREQDLFNAVGSMYAAVLYLGIQNSGTVQPVVAVERTVFYRERAAGMYSAFPYAFGQVAIEFPYILVQTVIYGVLVYSMIGFEWSVAKFFWYLYFMYFTLLYFTFYGMTAVGLTPNESVAAIISGAVYTAWNLFSGYLIPRPKIPVWWRWYSWICPVAWTLYGLVASQFGDIQTKLVTKDQTVAQFIAEFYGFDRDLLWVVALVHVAFTVGFAFMFNFAIMRFNFQRR, from the exons ATGTCGAGGGAGATCCATAAGATCGCGAGCCTGCGCCGGGACAGTTGGCGAAGCAGCGATGACGTGTTCTCGCGGTCGTCGTCGCGCTTCcaggacgaggaggacgacgaggaggctCTGCGGTGGGCGGCGCTGGAGCGGCTGCCGACGTACGACCGCGTGCGGCGTGGCATCCTGCAGGCGGAGACAGGCGAGAAGATCGACGTGGACGTCGGCAGGCTCGGCGCCCGCGAGAGCCGCGCGCTCATCGACCGCCTCGTCCGCGCCGCCGACGACGATCACGAGCGCTTCCTCCTCAAGCTCAAGGACCGCATGGACAG GGTAGGGATAGATTACCCGACCATCGAGGTGCGGTTCGAGAAgctggaggtggaggcggaggtgcTCGTCGGCAACCGGGCCCTGCCCACGCTCGTCAACTCCGTCAGGAACACGCTGGAG GCTATCGGGCATGCTCTCCACATCTTTCCCCGAAGGAAGCATTCGATGACCATACTCCATGATGTTAGTGGGATCATCAAGCCACGAAG GATGACTTTGCTATTAGGACCTCCCGGATCGGGCAAGACCACATTGCTCTTGGCATTGGCCGGGAAGCTTGACAAGGAGCTCAAG GTTTCAGGTAAGGTTTCCTACAACGGCTATGAGATGAATGAATTTGTCCCCGAAAGAACAGCTGCGTACATCAGCCAGCATGATCTCCACACTGGGGAGATGACTGTAAGGGAGACCTTGGCCTTTTCAGCACGCTGCCAAGGTGTTGGCTCTCGATATG AAATGTTGACTGAGTTGGCAAGAAGGGAAAATACAGAGAACATCAAGCCAGATAATGATATCGATGTTTATATGAAG GCCTCAGCAATGGGAGGACAAGAATACAACGTTGTTACAGAGTATATACTGAAG GTGCTAGGATTGGATATCTGTGCTGACACAGTGGTAGGAAATGACATGTTAAGGGGTATATCCGGTGGACAAAGGAAGCGTGTGACAACAG GTGAAATGCTTGTTGGTCCAGCAAGAGCTCTGTTCATGGATGAGATATCTACTGGGCTGGACAGTTCAACCACATACCAGATTGTGAACTCCATTAGGCAGACAATCCATGTCCTTGGTGGGACTGCTGTCATCTCCTTGCTCCAGCCGGCACCAGAAACATACAACTTATTTGACGATATTATACTCCTCTCTGATgggtatgttgtgtaccaaggagcCCGTGAACACGTTCTCGAGTTCTTTGAGTCAATGGGCTTCAGATGCCCGCAGAGAAAGGGTGTTGCGGACTTCTTGCAGGAA GTGACATCAAGGAAAGATCAAGAGCAATATTGGTATAGGAGTGACATGCCATATCATTTCGTGCCCGTGAAGCAATTTGCTGATTCATTCCATTCCTTCCACATAGGACAATTTGTTCATAATGAGCTTTTAGAGCCATTTGACAGGACCAAGAGCCACCCTGCTGCTCTTGCTACCTCAAAGTTTGGTGTCAGTAGGATAGAGCTTCTCAAGGCAACCATGGATAGAGAGTTTCTACTTATGAAGAGGaactcattttattttatttttaaagcTGCTCAA CTATCTCTTATGGCATTCCTCGCGATGAGTACATTTTTCCGTACCAACATGCACCGTGACCCCACTTACGGAACAATATATATGGGGGCACTATACTTCGCCATTGACGCAATCATGTTTAATGGTTTCTCAGAGCTTGGCATGACTGCCACGAAACTTCCTGTTTTCTTCAAGCAGAGGGACCTTCTGTTTTTCCCTGCATGGGCCTACACCCTACCAGCGTGGATTCTCCAGATTCCTATAACTCTTTTTGAGGTCGGAGTTTATGTTTTCACAACATACTATGTCATCGGATTTGATCCCAGCGTAAGCAG ATTGTTTAAGCAGTATATACTGCTCCTTGCACTCAATCAGATGTCATCCTCACTGTTCCGCTTCATTGCTGGACTTGGAAGAGACATGGTTGTGTCTAGCACCTTTGGGCCCTTAGCATTGGCGTCTTTTACAATATTGGGTGGCTTTATTCTTGCAAGAC CTGATGTGAAGAAATGGTGGATTTGGGGTTACTGGGTATCTCCATTGTCGTACGCACAGAATGCTATTTCAACAAATGAATTTCTGGGCCATAGCTGGAACAAG ATTCTTCCTGGACAAAATGATACGATGGGAATTATGGTCCTGAAATCTCGTGGAATTTTTACTGAGGCCAAGTGGTATTGGATTGGATTTGGTGCCATGATTGGATACACACTCCTCTTCAACCTGCTATACACCCTAGCTCTTTCAGTTTTGAATC CATTAGGTGACACTCACCCAACAATGCCTGAAAATGCAATAAAGGAAAAGCACGCCAACGTAACTGGAGAAATTTTGGAAAATCCCGAGAAAAAGAAATGTAGAAATCTAGAATTGTCTGGCAGCACCAACCAAAACTGTGCGACCAGCAACGTGGATTCTAGTTCAAGAAGGAAGGGCATGGTGCTCCCATTTGCGCAACTGTCACTAAGCTTTAACGCTGTAAAATACTCAGTGGACATGCCACAG GCAATGTCGGCACAAGGAGTGACAGATGACTGCTTGGTGCTTCTAAAGGGAGTTAGTGGTTCTTTCAGGCCAGGAGTACTTACCGCATTGATGGGTGTGAGTGGCGCCGGAAAGACTACTCTTATGGATGTATTAGCGGGAAGAAAAACTGGAGGTTACATAGAGGGGGATATCACCATCTCAGGCTATCCAAAGAAGCAAGAGACTTTTGCACGTATATCAGGATACTGTGAGCAAAATGATATTCATTCTCCGCACGTAACCGTTTATGAGTCACTCGCGTTTTCCGCATGGCTGCGGCTTCCATCGGAAGTTGATTTAGTCACAAGAAAG ATGTTTATCGAGGAGGTCATGGAGCTTGTCGAGCTCACCTCATTGCGGGGTGCACTTGTTGGTCTTCCAGGAGTTAATGGCCTATCAACTGAGCAACGCAAGAGACTAACTATTGCTGTGGAGCTTGTTGCTAACCCTTCAATCATTTTTATGGATGAACCAACATCTGGTCTTGATGCTCGGGCAGCTGCAATTGTCATGAGGGCAGTAAGGAATACTGTAAATACTGGTAGGACAGTTGTCTGCACTATTCACCAGCCAAGTATTGACATATTCGAAGCATTTGATGAG CTTTTCctaatgaagagaggaggagaagagATATATGTCGGCCCACTAGGCCATAATTCCTCAAAATTGATCGAGTACTTCGAG GGAATTGAAGGCGTTAGTAAGATAAAAGATGGATATAACCCAGCAACATGGATGCTGGAAGTGACATCTATTGTCCAAGAGGAGATGCTTAGTGTTGACTTCTGTGAAATCTACAGGAGATCAGAACTCTACCA AAGGAACAAGGAACTCATAGAAGAGCTAAGCACACCACATCCTGATTCCAGTGATCTCGACTTCCCTTCACTGTACTCGAGATCATTCTTCACACAATGCCTAGCTTGCTTATGGAAGCAGAAGTTATCATATTGGAGGAACCCATCTTATACAGCAATGAGATTTCTCTTCACTGTCATCATTGCACTACTGTTTGGGACAATGTTTTGGGGCCTGGGACAAAAAAC TAAAAGAGAACAAGATCTGTTCAATGCAGTGGGATCAATGTATGCTGCAGTTCTTTACCTCGGAATCCAAAACTCTGGTACTGTTCAGCCGGTGGTGGCAGTGGAGCGCACAGTTTTTTACAGAGAAAGAGCAGCCGGCATGTATTCAGCTTTCCCATATGCATTTGGACAG GTTGCGATTGAGTTTCCATACATCCTCGTGCAGACCGTGATATATGGTGTACTAGTCTATTCGATGATTGGATTTGAGTGGAGTGTTGCCAAGTTTTTTTGGTACTTGTACTTCATGTACTTCACGCTTCTATATTTCACCTTCTACGGGATGACGGCGGTAGGACTGACACCAAACGAGAGCGTAGCAGCAATCATCTCAGGAGCAGTCTACACTGCTTGGAACCTCTTCTCAGGATATCTTATTCCTCGACCT AAAATTCCTGTTTGGTGGAGATGGTATAGCTGGATTTGCCCAGTTGCATGGACACTATACGGATTGGTTGCCTCGCAGTTTGGCGATATTCAAACGAAACTCGTCACTAAAGATCAAACTGTGGCCCAGTTCATCGCAGAGTTCTATGGGTTCGACCGTGACTTGTTGTGGGTTGTTGCACTAGTTCATGTAGCTTTCACCGTGGGTTTCGCTTTCATGTTCAATTTTGCGATTATGAGGTTCAActtccagaggagatga